In Desulfatirhabdium butyrativorans DSM 18734, one genomic interval encodes:
- the rsmD gene encoding 16S rRNA (guanine(966)-N(2))-methyltransferase RsmD, giving the protein MIQSNMRVIAGERKGKRLLAPKGMKTRPTADRVKEAIFNILGPDFQQLTVLDLFSGTGAMAIEALSRGASFAAIIDHSQEAIAQIRRNIASCGFEGKSTIIRWNIIENLRCLGRIPVRFNLVFLDPPYRKGLLEPALANLIIENKLADYARVVAEHASSESLPDHFENLILEDVRTYGHTKVSFYCWLESGQQQPG; this is encoded by the coding sequence ATGATCCAATCGAACATGCGGGTGATTGCTGGCGAACGAAAGGGAAAAAGGCTTCTGGCACCGAAAGGCATGAAAACACGCCCGACTGCCGACCGGGTGAAAGAAGCCATTTTCAATATCCTTGGCCCGGATTTTCAGCAGCTAACCGTTCTGGATTTATTTTCCGGAACGGGTGCAATGGCTATTGAGGCATTGAGCAGAGGCGCATCGTTTGCCGCCATCATCGATCATTCCCAGGAAGCCATTGCCCAAATCCGTCGGAACATTGCTTCCTGCGGCTTCGAGGGAAAATCCACCATCATCCGCTGGAACATTATCGAGAACCTGCGCTGCTTGGGACGTATTCCAGTCAGGTTCAACCTGGTGTTTCTCGATCCACCATATCGAAAAGGCTTACTCGAACCAGCGTTGGCGAATCTCATCATTGAAAACAAATTGGCGGATTATGCAAGAGTTGTCGCTGAACATGCATCCTCGGAATCGTTACCGGATCATTTCGAAAACTTGATTCTGGAAGATGTGCGCACCTATGGACATACGAAAGTAAGCTTCTACTGTTGGCTTGAATCGGGTCAGCAACAGCCTGGTTGA
- a CDS encoding DUF928 domain-containing protein, with the protein MSRNKVSYFGMIWIMLIYCGISMQSDGWCLEASEGTDGKAGVQQGQPIYRPPLRGMPFSREGGATRGDKDSLAVITALVPEHIGLTSIDMPVLYWHASRAVEVPIEFAIIDDNAIEPLYQVSMKPPFAAGYHAVRLQDGLCKLELHKVYKWFIAMVVDSQHRSRDIVVSGAIERVKLSDQLRSRIQQASLFDQISMYADAGIWFDAVDCLNRFVEEQKGSATALKLREDFFRQVGLTLKTD; encoded by the coding sequence ATGAGCAGGAATAAGGTATCGTATTTCGGAATGATTTGGATCATGCTGATTTATTGTGGGATCTCGATGCAATCCGATGGATGGTGTCTGGAAGCATCCGAAGGCACGGACGGAAAGGCCGGTGTGCAGCAGGGACAACCGATATATCGGCCGCCGTTGAGAGGAATGCCCTTCAGCCGGGAAGGAGGTGCAACAAGAGGGGATAAAGACTCGTTAGCCGTCATTACGGCCCTGGTTCCTGAACATATCGGGCTGACGTCCATCGATATGCCGGTGCTCTATTGGCATGCGTCACGGGCTGTTGAGGTTCCCATAGAATTTGCCATCATAGATGACAACGCCATAGAGCCCCTTTACCAAGTGTCAATGAAACCACCGTTCGCCGCAGGGTATCATGCGGTTCGCCTTCAAGACGGCTTGTGCAAACTTGAACTTCATAAGGTATACAAGTGGTTTATAGCCATGGTCGTGGATTCACAACATCGATCACGGGATATCGTGGTTAGCGGTGCAATCGAGCGGGTGAAGCTATCTGATCAGCTCAGAAGCCGGATTCAGCAGGCCTCACTCTTTGATCAGATTTCCATGTATGCGGATGCTGGTATATGGTTTGACGCTGTTGATTGCCTGAATCGTTTTGTTGAAGAACAAAAAGGCAGCGCGACGGCATTGAAGCTTCGGGAAGACTTTTTCAGGCAGGTGGGGTTAACTCTCAAAACCGATTAA
- a CDS encoding pyruvate carboxylase subunit B, with protein MSAQDQVKMTAMNYGKNRPKAENPVKIEDLTLRDGHQSLFATRGRTEDMIPVAEMMDEIGFWAMETWGGATFDTMHRFLNEDPWERIRTLKRYIKKTPFSMLLRAQNLVGYRNYADDVAKAFVERAAANGMDIFRTFDALNDYRNFETVVPVIKSSGKHFQGCICYSLTEPRLGGDVYNLQYYVNKAIELEKMGADSICIKDMAGLIAPYDAYAIVKALKKSVKVPIHLHSHFTSGMSSMAHLKAIEAGVDIVDTCMSPYAFRTSHPAIEPLVMTLLGTNRDTGFDIRALAKINEILEKEICPKYRHLLDDTKMSIIDINVLLHQTPGGMLSNLVNQLREMNALDKIDQVYAELPKVRKDLGQIPLVTPTSQIVGIQTVNNVLFDDENERYKMITAQVKDLCYGLYGKTAVPINPELQKKALKGYPRGETPITCRPAEVIEPELEKAKAETAGLAADLDDVLIYALYPVTGKRFLQWKYGKEPVPAEVKPITLDQVKAREDLIKKALAGKLVEKSDKPTVTKGDNLRKFNVFVDDEFFSVEVEEIGGTPLIRSVQPAAAPSRTAAAPAAAAPSKPAESKADAATAKPAAAPAEQPVDGTALSAPMPGMIVRYEKNVGDAVSKGETVVVLEAMKMENALPAPLDGVIKAINYKSGDSVPKGAALAVIG; from the coding sequence ATGTCGGCACAAGATCAAGTGAAAATGACCGCCATGAATTACGGCAAGAATAGACCAAAGGCGGAGAATCCCGTAAAGATCGAGGATCTTACCCTAAGAGATGGCCATCAGTCCCTGTTCGCCACCAGGGGTCGAACCGAAGACATGATCCCCGTGGCAGAAATGATGGATGAAATCGGTTTCTGGGCCATGGAAACGTGGGGAGGAGCAACGTTTGATACGATGCACCGTTTTTTGAACGAAGACCCCTGGGAAAGGATCCGAACCCTGAAGCGGTATATCAAAAAGACGCCTTTTTCAATGCTTCTTCGCGCACAGAACCTTGTCGGATACCGCAATTATGCAGACGATGTGGCAAAAGCCTTCGTGGAAAGGGCGGCAGCCAATGGCATGGACATTTTTCGGACTTTTGATGCGCTGAACGATTACCGGAATTTCGAAACGGTCGTTCCCGTCATCAAATCGAGCGGCAAGCATTTTCAGGGATGCATTTGCTACTCCCTGACAGAACCCCGCCTCGGCGGCGATGTATACAATCTCCAGTACTACGTCAACAAAGCCATCGAATTGGAAAAAATGGGTGCGGACAGCATCTGCATCAAGGATATGGCAGGTCTCATTGCGCCCTATGATGCGTATGCCATCGTCAAGGCGCTCAAGAAATCGGTCAAGGTGCCCATCCATCTGCACAGCCATTTTACCTCGGGCATGTCCTCGATGGCGCATCTCAAAGCGATCGAGGCCGGTGTCGATATCGTCGATACCTGTATGTCGCCATACGCCTTCCGTACCTCTCACCCGGCCATTGAACCGCTTGTCATGACGCTGCTTGGAACCAACCGCGATACCGGTTTCGATATCCGGGCACTGGCCAAGATCAACGAAATCCTGGAAAAGGAAATCTGCCCCAAATACCGCCACCTGCTGGACGATACGAAGATGTCCATCATCGATATCAACGTTCTTCTCCACCAAACCCCGGGCGGCATGCTCTCGAACCTCGTCAACCAGCTTCGGGAAATGAATGCGCTCGACAAGATCGATCAAGTATATGCCGAGCTTCCCAAGGTCCGAAAAGATCTGGGACAGATTCCGCTGGTTACGCCAACCAGCCAGATTGTTGGCATCCAGACGGTGAACAATGTCCTCTTTGATGACGAAAATGAGCGCTACAAGATGATCACGGCTCAGGTAAAAGACCTTTGCTACGGGCTCTACGGAAAGACGGCCGTTCCGATCAACCCGGAGCTGCAGAAAAAAGCGCTCAAGGGATATCCGCGCGGCGAAACCCCGATTACCTGCAGACCGGCCGAGGTTATCGAGCCTGAACTTGAAAAAGCCAAGGCCGAGACAGCAGGTCTTGCAGCGGATTTGGATGATGTGTTGATCTATGCCCTGTACCCGGTTACCGGTAAACGCTTCCTCCAGTGGAAATATGGAAAGGAGCCCGTTCCAGCTGAAGTGAAGCCGATCACGCTGGATCAGGTCAAAGCCAGAGAGGATTTGATCAAGAAGGCTCTTGCCGGAAAACTGGTGGAAAAATCCGATAAACCTACAGTAACTAAAGGGGATAACTTGAGAAAGTTCAATGTGTTTGTTGACGACGAATTCTTTTCCGTGGAAGTGGAAGAAATCGGCGGCACTCCGCTGATTCGATCGGTTCAACCTGCGGCTGCACCATCCCGTACAGCCGCGGCTCCTGCGGCCGCCGCTCCCTCCAAGCCGGCGGAATCCAAAGCCGATGCAGCAACCGCCAAACCTGCAGCAGCTCCTGCAGAGCAACCTGTCGATGGAACAGCCCTTTCGGCGCCCATGCCGGGTATGATCGTTCGCTATGAAAAGAATGTAGGCGATGCCGTCAGCAAGGGTGAGACGGTAGTCGTTCTGGAGGCAATGAAAATGGAAAATGCCCTTCCTGCGCCGTTGGATGGCGTAATCAAAGCCATTAATTACAAGAGCGGCGATTCAGTTCCCAAGGGAGCGGCCCTCGCTGTCATCGGTTGA
- the sucC gene encoding ADP-forming succinate--CoA ligase subunit beta, with translation MKIHEYQAKELFRKYQIPVPEGGPAFSVEDALAAADRLGAYPVVVKAQIHAGGRGKGGGVKLASSKDEVKRLSESMLGMTLVTHQTGTAGKTVKKLLIEQGLNIEKELYLSLVPDRSSAMVAIIASEAGGMDIEAVAAEQPEKIIKVFVDPLIGIQPYHCRKVSFGLGLSPDLIKSFSAILNRLYRLFMEYDCSLVEINPLVITAEKTIVALDAKVNFDDNALFRHTDVVSLRDTDEEHPLEVEASKYNLNYINLDGNVGNMVNGAGLAMATMDIIQQAGASPANFLDVGGGASAEMVENGFRIILSDKNVKGILINIFGGILRCDILAEGVVQAAKKTGIQVPVVVRMEGTNVEKGREILKSSGLNLITAVDLKDAAQKVAQIVRG, from the coding sequence ATGAAAATTCATGAATACCAGGCCAAGGAATTGTTTCGCAAATACCAGATTCCTGTGCCTGAAGGAGGCCCGGCCTTTTCGGTTGAAGATGCGCTGGCAGCCGCCGATCGTCTGGGTGCCTATCCCGTCGTTGTCAAGGCCCAGATTCATGCCGGCGGCAGAGGAAAGGGAGGCGGGGTAAAGCTGGCCTCCTCAAAAGATGAAGTCAAGCGGCTCTCTGAAAGCATGCTTGGCATGACCCTCGTGACCCATCAGACAGGTACTGCCGGCAAAACAGTGAAAAAGCTGCTGATCGAACAGGGCCTGAACATTGAAAAAGAGCTCTATTTGAGTCTTGTGCCGGATCGATCTTCGGCGATGGTGGCCATCATTGCCAGCGAAGCAGGCGGCATGGATATAGAGGCAGTCGCTGCGGAACAACCCGAGAAAATCATCAAGGTGTTCGTTGACCCGTTGATCGGCATTCAACCCTATCATTGCCGAAAAGTCTCCTTCGGTCTCGGTCTTTCGCCGGATCTCATCAAATCGTTTTCGGCGATTCTGAATCGACTCTATCGACTTTTCATGGAATATGACTGCTCGCTTGTCGAAATCAACCCGCTTGTCATCACCGCCGAAAAAACCATCGTTGCCCTGGATGCAAAAGTCAACTTCGACGACAACGCCCTGTTCCGCCATACGGACGTCGTTTCCCTCCGCGATACGGACGAGGAACATCCGCTCGAGGTCGAAGCATCCAAATACAATCTCAATTATATCAACCTCGACGGCAACGTCGGCAATATGGTCAATGGCGCAGGACTTGCGATGGCAACCATGGACATCATCCAGCAGGCCGGGGCAAGCCCTGCCAATTTTCTCGATGTCGGCGGCGGCGCCAGTGCCGAGATGGTGGAAAACGGGTTCCGAATCATTCTAAGCGATAAAAACGTCAAGGGTATCCTGATCAACATTTTCGGTGGCATTCTGAGATGCGATATTCTTGCGGAAGGGGTTGTCCAGGCGGCCAAGAAAACCGGGATTCAAGTGCCCGTTGTGGTACGCATGGAAGGCACGAACGTCGAAAAAGGCAGGGAAATTCTCAAATCTTCCGGCCTCAATCTCATTACAGCCGTCGATTTGAAGGATGCCGCCCAGAAGGTCGCCCAAATTGTCAGGGGGTGA
- the sucD gene encoding succinate--CoA ligase subunit alpha, translating to MSIFVDSSTRLLVQGITGKEGQFHTRQCVAYGTRVVAGVTPGKAGQNMDGIPVFNTVADAVKATDANCSMIFVPPPFAADAIMEAADGGVSLIVAITEGIPVLDMIRVKNYLKTKTCRLIGPNCPGIITPGACKIGIMPGPIHKPGGPIGVVSRSGTLTYEVVHQLTLQGIGQTTCIGIGGDPINGTNFIDCLAAFQQDPETKGIVMVGEIGGSAEEEASEFIQKQVTKPVVGFIAGLTAPPGRRMGHAGAIISGSSGTGQAKMAAMRACGVHVCENLGTFGEFCAGVFGK from the coding sequence GTGAGCATATTCGTCGATTCTTCCACCCGACTTCTGGTGCAGGGGATTACCGGCAAAGAGGGTCAGTTTCATACGCGTCAATGTGTGGCTTATGGCACCCGGGTCGTGGCAGGCGTCACACCCGGCAAAGCTGGTCAGAACATGGATGGCATCCCGGTGTTCAACACCGTTGCGGATGCCGTAAAAGCAACAGACGCCAACTGCAGCATGATTTTCGTTCCGCCGCCTTTTGCAGCAGACGCCATCATGGAAGCTGCAGACGGGGGCGTTTCCTTGATCGTTGCCATTACGGAGGGAATCCCGGTTCTGGACATGATTCGGGTAAAGAATTATCTGAAAACCAAAACCTGCAGGTTGATCGGCCCCAATTGCCCGGGAATCATTACACCCGGCGCCTGCAAAATCGGCATCATGCCGGGGCCGATTCACAAGCCTGGGGGCCCGATCGGCGTCGTCTCCCGATCCGGCACTTTGACCTACGAAGTGGTTCACCAATTGACTCTTCAGGGAATCGGCCAGACAACCTGCATCGGAATCGGCGGCGACCCCATCAATGGCACCAATTTTATCGATTGTCTCGCCGCCTTCCAGCAGGATCCGGAAACCAAAGGGATCGTGATGGTGGGCGAAATTGGCGGCTCTGCAGAAGAAGAGGCTTCCGAATTTATCCAGAAGCAGGTCACGAAGCCGGTTGTCGGATTCATCGCAGGCCTTACCGCACCTCCTGGCCGCCGAATGGGGCATGCAGGTGCCATTATCAGCGGCAGTTCTGGCACAGGCCAGGCGAAAATGGCGGCCATGCGGGCCTGCGGGGTTCACGTCTGCGAAAATCTGGGAACATTCGGTGAATTTTGCGCCGGGGTATTCGGCAAATAG
- a CDS encoding adenylate/guanylate cyclase domain-containing protein: MHGGEQALDHEGLGGTLGFRADSIKRLIAIVLAGPFLIGILGYFSFHQAWWIPVVPAMMAWGLSAGLTPSILLGIEKHQRQQIMGLFAAHVSREFADAIREQADSIIQQGAIVPKPLDATILFMDITGFTSIAEKLHPEILFLWLNRILSLMTEQIVQHEGVVCKFIGDAIMAAFGAPIARGSFEEIQMDAIHAVDAALAMQYRLIQLNHQNKIDLMPLATMRIGIYTGSVISGSIGTTNRMEYTLIGDPVNIASRLESFSKNRYVLDPLVTPCRICIGESTNELVHDHFHILAMGEMYFKGKNLPVPVYRVMGRK; the protein is encoded by the coding sequence ATGCACGGGGGCGAGCAAGCCCTTGATCATGAGGGTTTAGGCGGAACGCTTGGCTTTCGAGCGGATTCCATTAAAAGGCTGATTGCAATCGTATTGGCTGGGCCCTTCCTCATCGGAATTCTCGGTTATTTTTCGTTTCATCAAGCTTGGTGGATACCCGTTGTTCCGGCAATGATGGCTTGGGGCTTATCGGCAGGGCTGACGCCGTCCATATTGCTCGGCATTGAAAAGCATCAACGGCAGCAAATCATGGGCCTATTTGCTGCACATGTATCCAGGGAATTTGCCGATGCCATCAGGGAGCAGGCAGATTCTATCATACAGCAGGGCGCGATTGTTCCAAAACCATTGGATGCGACCATTCTTTTTATGGACATTACTGGATTTACTTCCATTGCTGAAAAGCTTCATCCGGAAATATTGTTCCTCTGGCTGAATCGAATACTTTCACTGATGACCGAGCAAATTGTACAACATGAGGGCGTCGTTTGTAAATTCATCGGGGATGCGATCATGGCTGCATTTGGCGCGCCCATTGCCCGAGGCTCATTCGAAGAAATTCAGATGGACGCCATCCATGCCGTAGATGCGGCTTTGGCCATGCAATATCGGCTAATTCAACTCAATCATCAGAACAAAATCGATTTAATGCCACTGGCTACCATGCGTATTGGTATCTATACCGGGTCCGTTATTTCGGGCAGCATTGGAACAACAAATCGAATGGAATACACGCTGATAGGCGATCCCGTGAACATCGCTTCCCGATTGGAAAGCTTTTCCAAAAATCGATATGTACTCGATCCTTTGGTAACGCCCTGCAGAATCTGTATTGGCGAATCCACCAATGAGCTTGTTCACGACCATTTCCATATTCTGGCCATGGGTGAAATGTATTTCAAAGGGAAGAACCTGCCTGTTCCTGTCTATCGGGTGATGGGTCGAAAATGA
- a CDS encoding hydrogenase maturation nickel metallochaperone HypA, translating into MHEMGIALQIIEIAAASIPAEMKPVQVETIRIRVGKMSAVIPENLNFCFEVASKDTDVEGATLCIDEVPVVARCKSCNHQWTLSGPAFRCESCQSGDIELISGQELDIVSIEIAT; encoded by the coding sequence ATGCACGAAATGGGCATTGCCCTTCAGATCATCGAAATCGCAGCGGCTTCCATCCCCGCGGAGATGAAACCGGTCCAGGTGGAAACCATCCGGATTCGCGTAGGAAAAATGTCCGCTGTGATCCCTGAAAATCTGAATTTCTGTTTCGAGGTGGCCTCCAAAGATACCGATGTTGAAGGGGCAACCCTATGCATCGATGAAGTGCCTGTTGTTGCCAGATGTAAATCCTGTAACCATCAGTGGACCCTGAGCGGCCCTGCATTTCGGTGTGAATCCTGCCAGAGCGGTGATATCGAGCTCATTTCAGGCCAGGAGCTCGATATCGTATCCATCGAAATTGCCACCTGA
- a CDS encoding cytochrome P460 family protein: MSPNGIAIPKGYRDWCVLSVSHRTDNHTLRVILGNDVAIRAAREGRTRPSWPDGSILAKLVWKESIHPDWQAAVVPDGFVHAEFMVKDAAQYVATGGWGFARWLGMELKPYGKDAQFDQECFTCHIPVKAMDYVFTKPAILP; the protein is encoded by the coding sequence ATGTCCCCGAACGGAATTGCGATACCGAAGGGATATCGTGACTGGTGCGTGCTTTCCGTCTCGCATCGTACGGACAATCACACGCTGCGAGTGATTCTTGGAAACGATGTGGCGATCCGGGCTGCCCGTGAAGGTCGAACGCGTCCATCCTGGCCGGACGGCTCGATCCTGGCAAAGCTGGTCTGGAAGGAGAGCATCCATCCGGACTGGCAGGCTGCCGTTGTTCCTGATGGATTTGTTCATGCGGAATTCATGGTGAAGGATGCGGCCCAATATGTGGCAACCGGCGGCTGGGGTTTTGCCAGATGGCTTGGCATGGAACTTAAGCCCTACGGCAAGGATGCCCAATTCGATCAGGAATGCTTCACGTGCCATATTCCCGTGAAAGCAATGGACTATGTGTTTACAAAACCAGCGATTTTACCATGA
- the hypB gene encoding hydrogenase nickel incorporation protein HypB produces the protein MEIQVVKKVLDANLTVANQNRDRFSRHCVFAINVMSSPGSGKTTLLEKTLTRLAPEFRAGVVVGDVSTTHDAERLARSGAPVVQVNTDEFGGDCHLAAHVVASAIDRFDLDQLDLLIIENVGNLVCPAEFDIGEDAKVVVLSVTEGEDKPVKYPLMFRVCDVAVLNKIDLLPYLDYDRNAAIDYIHQVHGGMPIFELSAKSEAGFEGWLDWLRNGIRRKIGG, from the coding sequence ATGGAAATTCAAGTCGTCAAGAAAGTTCTCGATGCCAATCTAACCGTTGCCAACCAGAATCGGGATCGCTTTTCACGGCATTGCGTGTTTGCCATCAATGTCATGAGCTCACCAGGCTCAGGAAAGACGACCCTGCTTGAAAAGACGCTCACTCGACTCGCGCCGGAGTTTCGCGCTGGTGTGGTTGTCGGCGATGTCAGCACGACGCATGACGCCGAAAGGCTTGCGCGAAGCGGCGCCCCTGTCGTTCAGGTAAATACGGACGAGTTCGGAGGAGATTGCCATCTGGCCGCACATGTTGTGGCCAGTGCCATCGATCGATTCGACCTGGACCAGCTCGATTTGCTGATCATCGAAAATGTCGGCAACCTGGTCTGTCCGGCAGAATTCGACATTGGTGAGGATGCCAAGGTCGTTGTTCTCAGCGTCACCGAAGGGGAGGACAAACCGGTAAAGTACCCGCTCATGTTCCGGGTTTGTGATGTTGCCGTGCTGAACAAGATCGATCTGTTGCCTTATCTGGATTACGATCGTAATGCCGCAATCGATTACATTCATCAGGTTCATGGCGGAATGCCCATTTTCGAGCTTTCTGCCAAGAGTGAAGCAGGCTTCGAGGGTTGGCTTGATTGGCTCCGAAATGGTATTCGCCGAAAAATAGGGGGATGA
- a CDS encoding acyl-CoA carboxylase subunit beta translates to MGIVEDKIQELKAKEKRVLQMGGEKAIAKEKEKGKLTARERLDLLFDPGTFREIDMFVTHRCTNFGMEKVEIPSDGVITGHGLVQGRPVFAFSQDFTSRGGSLGEMHAKKICKVMDLAMKAGVPFIGMNDSGGARIQEGVDALSGFGQIFYRNALASGVIPQISAILGTTAGGAVYSPAMTDWIFMVKNTSYMFITGPEVIKSVTGEEISFEDLGGAMTHNEKSGVAHFACENDADTIEKIKVLLSYLPSNNMEDPPTIPTGDSPSRTDPALDTLIPDSPNQSYDMKTLIRSIVDNGEMFEPHEYYAPNMVVCFARLNGRSIGIIANQPKVMAGCLDINASDKATRFIRFCDAFNIPMLTIADVPGYLPGSQQEWGGIIRHGAKLLWCYSEATVPKLLLVTRKDYGGSYLAMCSKDLGADMAFAWPTAQIAVMGAEGAANIIHRKEIKEAADATAKRKEKIQEYENLFSNPYCAASRGYIDAVIVPRETRPRLIDALEIMCSKRETRPPKKHGNIPV, encoded by the coding sequence ATGGGCATTGTGGAAGACAAAATCCAGGAACTGAAGGCCAAAGAAAAACGGGTCCTTCAGATGGGAGGCGAAAAGGCCATCGCCAAGGAAAAGGAAAAAGGGAAACTCACCGCCAGAGAACGCCTCGATCTGTTGTTTGACCCGGGAACATTTCGGGAGATCGATATGTTCGTCACACACAGATGTACGAATTTCGGAATGGAAAAAGTCGAGATTCCCAGCGATGGGGTCATCACCGGCCATGGCCTTGTTCAGGGCAGGCCCGTATTCGCCTTTTCCCAGGACTTTACGAGCCGGGGCGGTTCGCTCGGAGAAATGCATGCCAAGAAAATCTGCAAAGTGATGGACCTCGCCATGAAAGCAGGTGTCCCATTCATCGGCATGAATGACTCCGGCGGCGCAAGAATCCAGGAAGGGGTCGATGCACTCAGCGGTTTTGGTCAGATATTTTATCGCAACGCCCTTGCCTCCGGCGTTATCCCGCAGATTTCGGCCATTCTTGGAACGACGGCAGGGGGCGCAGTTTATTCGCCTGCCATGACCGACTGGATTTTCATGGTGAAGAACACATCCTATATGTTTATCACCGGCCCCGAGGTCATCAAGTCGGTTACAGGAGAGGAGATCAGCTTTGAAGACCTGGGCGGCGCCATGACACACAATGAAAAAAGCGGCGTTGCCCATTTCGCCTGCGAAAATGATGCAGATACCATCGAAAAGATCAAGGTTTTGCTTTCCTATCTTCCGTCCAACAATATGGAAGATCCGCCAACGATCCCAACTGGTGACAGCCCCTCCCGGACCGATCCAGCCCTCGACACGCTGATCCCGGACAGCCCCAACCAGTCTTACGACATGAAAACGCTGATCCGCTCCATCGTGGATAACGGAGAAATGTTCGAGCCTCACGAATATTATGCGCCGAACATGGTGGTCTGCTTTGCGCGGCTCAACGGTCGAAGCATTGGCATCATTGCCAACCAACCGAAAGTGATGGCCGGATGCCTCGATATCAACGCCTCCGACAAAGCCACCCGCTTCATCCGGTTCTGCGATGCATTCAACATTCCGATGCTGACCATCGCCGATGTGCCCGGATACCTGCCCGGAAGCCAGCAAGAGTGGGGAGGCATTATCCGCCATGGCGCGAAACTCTTATGGTGCTATTCGGAAGCGACCGTCCCCAAGCTGCTGCTTGTCACCCGCAAAGACTACGGCGGATCCTATCTGGCGATGTGCTCGAAAGATCTCGGCGCCGACATGGCCTTTGCATGGCCCACAGCCCAGATCGCCGTCATGGGAGCCGAAGGAGCGGCAAACATCATTCATCGCAAGGAAATCAAGGAAGCAGCTGATGCCACGGCGAAGCGCAAGGAAAAGATTCAGGAATATGAGAATCTTTTCTCCAATCCGTATTGCGCAGCCAGTAGGGGGTATATCGACGCGGTCATTGTTCCACGTGAAACACGGCCGAGGTTGATCGATGCCCTGGAGATCATGTGCTCGAAGCGTGAAACTCGCCCACCCAAGAAGCACGGCAATATACCGGTTTAA
- the coaD gene encoding pantetheine-phosphate adenylyltransferase, whose amino-acid sequence MKRIAIYPGSFDPVTYGHLDIIERGLVLFDQIIVAILYNPTKQYLFNVEERQIFLQNSLQNFPQVEVEAYNGLLVDYAEKKGASAILRGMRAVSDFEYEFQMALMNRKLNREIQTVFLMTGLRWIFTSSSIIKQAACFGGDVSDMVPPLVNEKLRERYSALGRDKISVT is encoded by the coding sequence ATGAAACGAATCGCAATCTATCCCGGCTCTTTTGATCCGGTTACCTACGGTCATTTGGATATTATCGAGAGGGGATTGGTATTGTTTGATCAAATCATTGTCGCCATCCTGTATAATCCGACCAAACAATATCTATTCAATGTGGAAGAACGTCAGATTTTTCTTCAAAACAGCCTTCAGAATTTTCCGCAGGTAGAGGTTGAAGCGTATAATGGGCTTCTGGTGGATTATGCGGAAAAGAAAGGGGCCAGCGCCATTCTTCGCGGTATGCGCGCGGTATCGGATTTTGAATACGAATTTCAGATGGCCCTGATGAACCGGAAGCTCAATCGGGAAATTCAGACGGTTTTTCTGATGACCGGATTGCGATGGATATTCACAAGTTCTTCTATCATCAAGCAGGCCGCCTGTTTCGGCGGTGATGTCTCCGACATGGTCCCGCCTCTCGTGAATGAAAAGCTCAGGGAACGATATAGCGCTCTTGGCAGGGATAAGATTTCAGTAACATGA